The genomic window CTTACATATGCATATTTTTGAGTTATGGCAGGATTAGGGCATATGTGGAAAGAGGCTATTAATGAAAGATATCATAAAATAATGTGGGTTTAAGCATTAAGTGCATTGGAAATGTACTGGACCTATAGGAGATTGTAAGGGTTGTTGGCTGTGTTTAAGTGAGGTTTAGTGTTGGAAGAGTGACCAAGTTAGACTTGATTTGTGGTTTAGAGGAAGTAGCATGACCTCTGTATAATGCTTGTACAATACATACCACCTTAATCCTTCAGTTGGACCAATAACAATCATGATTAATTTAAAAACCTTAGATAATGTGAATATATGAAGATATTGTCACTGTCCTTATCACCTGAATATGTCATTGGTAAGTGTCATttatctctctcttctcattttcttttctttaactAATGCTAGCTCATGCTGAGAGGTAGGAGAATGGGAGGAGAAAAATTATATATGCTTTGTGGTGATATCTACTCATTGATGCCTAAATATGCTACTTTAGCATCATCTTGACTGTCTGTTTGTAGTGATCAACCTTCATACTTTGTCTTTAATGTGCACAGCCAGATTGTGATTGGTGGCAGAGCATCATAGTATCTGTTGCATTCGCTTACAACCCTTCCACGTCTTCATTTCTGGCACTAGTCCAAGGGATTATGTCGGGATTTCTTCATCTTTGATCTAAGATTTCTAGTTAGGTCACCATGTTCAGAAAAGATATGGCCTAGATATTATGAACGTGTCTCCCCTTCAGTTGGGTGATTTTGGAGTTTGGACACTACTTGAGCCATTGCACCTTTCTCCCATGTTGGTGTTTTCTACCTTTACTGACTTTCAACCTCCTCTAATTGCAGGGTCACCTTATATTTTTTATCAAGGAAGGGGAGCCTTATTTGTTCGTGTTCCATCTGATTTTGTTAATATGATTCACCACAAGATAAAACAATTTAGGCAATTATTCTATGAATTTttcattttgaaactcttttttaaaaatttgatggtATTAGAGTTATGGTTCAACCTCAGCAAGTAGAGAGGCCAAACTGGAGACCTTTGAATTTCTATGTATCTAGTGACTGCAGAACAATCAGGGAAACAAAGGGCTGGTAAAGCACCATTGCACCGATGTTCATTTCCACCCTCCCAGCTAGATCTCCTGCCCCTAAAAATGTGTTTCCAATCATGAAGCCtgcttttaatttaatttcattgATCACCAATTCAAAAGTAAAGAAAAATGTTTGTTTAGCTCCCTTACAAACAATATGGTGTCTTGGATATAAATCTATCAAGAGATATAATGTAGCCTATCCAGTTTCAGAACTGGATCCATTTATTGTTCCAGAAGCCAGATGAATGATAAACTGATCATAAGTTTACATTGTTGCAAAGGATGGGCATGCCCTTAAAACCAGGTTGCACCTTCTAAAGGTTATTTTTTCCTGACCACAAACCACGTGCACATACTTGGACAACAAAAGAAGTTTCAAAAATAGCAGACTTAATTGCATTTGAACGACCATTTTGCTATAAATTGGACTAGCAGAAGCGCTGAATAATGAAAAGGTTGTCTAGTGCACGAGAGTCTCGCTATTGCAAGGTTTGGGGAGGGCCAGATATACACAGCCTTACTCTCACATGCAGAAGGGCTGTTTACATGTTTCAAACCCATGATCTCCAGGCCAAAATTGAGAAATCTTACTGTTGCACCAGGACTTGCCCTTAAACACTGAATGATGAAAGATTTAAAATATACATCACATCTCCAAATACATGAATATCTGCCAGATCTTGGAAAGTACATTTTTGTCTAAATAATTTCTCTTAGTTATTGCTCCTTATGGTCCTTCTCTAAAGTCCTTTAGTAGTCAAATTACTCAGTTTTCAGTCATAAAGCAGATCTTACCAGTACATCATATCCAGTGCACTTATTTTTTTGGTTGATAAGATAGGAAAGGATTAGGAGGTATTGTATTATTAGCTGGAGATTTCATCGCACTTCCATATTCTTAAATGCTTCTTAATACCTTTAAGTGGCTCCTTGGTTACTCACAGTTTTTATGTGGTCATACATGTAAAGATTAAAATGGACAAGAATATGGTTCACTTGAAACCATAAAATGAACCAGCAAAATCAGGCAGttttaccatcttttattttttttcttttatacttGATTGAACTCTTCTAAAGTAGATTTTACATGCCTTACACACCATCTTTATGGATGAAAAGGTATAAtcaaaataatgtttggactaaCGGTTAGCCATCTGAGGCTAAAGAATAAGTAATGCAGGTTTAgggttttttaaatcaaaataatggaGGTTATAGCATATAGTACAAACTACAAAGCCTCTTTTACATCTGGCTTTTGCCATCAATTAATTCTTTGTGGTTTTGATTGTAATTCTGCTTCATTGCAGTTGATTCTCCAGAGATTGCATTCTCCAATTATGTGCTATTTATATTTAAGATTCAGAGTTTGGCTCTCAGGTATCCTCCATGATTATGTTTGACAGAGGAGTTGTGTCGTGTGTTGAGTATCTGGAATCTATTCCGTGGAGTGAAAGCGATGAGGAGAAGCTGAAGAATTTATTTGCCAGATCATCTTTTGATGTAGCAATGTCCAGagatgtgctagcaaggttatatCCACTAGGTCCCAGCAGCTCAGAAGATCTAGTGGTGCAACTCATACAATCCGTCACCAGGGGGACCAACAACAATGCTAGAAAGAGGCTGCAGTCCTTAGTCTATGGTCTCTTGTCCCCTAGCTCTCTCTATCATAAAGGCTCTCTTGGAATAGACAAGGATAGCTTGTACAACATTTGCCATtcttgtctgaattctttgatggGGCTCTTTCAAGAAGCCTCTGCATCAATTCCTGTTGATCAGACAGCAACAGTTGGAGGAAGAAACTCATTGATAGAACAGATCACTAAACAAGTTGAAAATATCAATTGGTTGCTAGAGATACTTATAGACAAGCATATTGCAGAAGACTTTGTGGAGCTGTGGGCAGACCAGAAAGAATTAGTTATGTTGCATGAGAAGGCATCACCAATGATAAGGTATGAGCTCAGCCGGATTTCAGCTAGTGTTTTCATAGTGATAGGGAGAGGGAAGCTGCACTGCTGTAGAGACGTGAGGTTCAGTGTCCTCCGGGCATGGTTTAGTCCAATACTGATGGATTTTGGTTGGTTGAAAAGGTACTCAAAGGGGCTAGACAAGGGGATCTTAGAAGAAGGCCTTGGTCAGGCAATCCTCACCCTCACACTCAACCAACAACAGAGTCTATTTTTGGAATGGTTTCGGGTATTTGGTAGGCAGGGCACAGAGTGTCCAAATCTAAGCAAGGCCTTTCAGGTATGGTGGCGAAGGTCGTTTGTGAGAACAACAGACGCACGAAGCTGGCTTCAGTGATTCAATCTTCAGTTATTATTGTATGTATGTAGTGTGATGGTATGCTAGGTAAGAGAAATGTTGATGTAACAGGCCGAATTGCTTTCCTTTGATCACAAATGAAGTCTTGTGATTTTGTTATCACACAGGTGGATCTTGACAAAGATTGAATCTCTCTATCATTAGCTCTAACTCTTTATTATTATAAAGCAGAGCCATTTCAGGCATACGTAATCTCACATAAATCTAGAAATCTacttccaatatctttctgaaGATTCTTGGGTAGACACACAAAAAGAGAAGGGAAAAGAGGATTGTCCACACAAAGGTATCTTTGCCGAAGATTTCTTTTACTTTTATGGTAAAGTTGACGGATGCTCTTTGAAGGGTTAGGAGTTTTGAGTGCTGGATTGGATTTTCTATGCGATTGGAGCTTTCCAGTTCTTTTAACTCTTGCGCGATGACTATTTCGGCAACAGAATTTAGGTATACCAAGTTATCGGATCGTGGGTTGGCCAATTAAGACAGATCTTTATTATACCGGTAGTCAATGCCCAACTTTTGAAAAGCAACATTGAACTTACCTTCCAAAGTTGTAGGCAACGATTGTTGCCCAAAATACTATTGGTCGCATGTTGATTGATTCAATCTATGAAAGATATTTCGTAAtacttcaatatatatatatatatatatatataataaaattgagTGTGGAAGGATCTTGGACGTAGACCTACATGTGCTAATAGCTCCATATATTTTGGCTTGCAATCAAATGCGATCACTTAAATAGAAAGGGAATCAAAACAAAAGACTAAGGTtagattcttgaaaaaaaaaaaaataataataataatatatatatataatcgatTATTCCCATTAGAATTGTAAAAATTTGGTAGAACTATCAAAAGAATTGGTTTAATTGGTGCCTTCAATCAGAGGAGCAGACTAGTAAGGGAGAAGCAAGTGTTGCTTGCCTGATTTAATTCTTGAAGCATATTCGGATCCATTATTAAAAGGCTTCTCAAAACCAAGCTCGTATTGTGCCGACTGGCTGAGTTGTCAAGGTCTTTTGTAACACAAAATACCCAGGTTTGATCTTGTCTACAGCGGCCCGGTATTCAACAATATTTCCACTAAAAATGCCATTTCACCACATATATCTTCGACCATCATCAATCTGTTATAAAATGCAAGTTCCCACAAggacaaaaaaaataatgaaaaaaaaaaattgttggatCTTTTGCAAATTAGTCCATAACATCttttatattgatatattaatcaATTTCCTTTCCAATATATTTTAATCCATGAAATCTGATAATGTGTTGCTTATAGATCCTTCAAATTAAGTTTACAAGATGACAATGGAGtattctatttatatttttaatgatgttaattttacatatttttgatatttttgtctaTTACTTTCATACTACATTGACCTTTCAATCCGAGTCCTACTACTATTGATTTCGGATAGCCAAGGCCCCCTACAAGAAAAGGGTGAAATAAACAAGAAGTGTTCTAAACGTCATTCATCATTAAGCCAAGGCAATATTATCTATAAACCTAATCTGATTTGATTAATGAAATTTAGTGGAGAGATTAATGCATACAAACAAATAACTTTGCAAACAAATTTATAcaaatatgtataaatataaaaatttttatggactaatctaaaaatttatagttATATTTCCATGCACATTATCCTTCTTCTATTGATCTACTCATTTGCTAATTCCTTCACAAGTACATTATCTATGCGAAAATAAACTCTTCTCTATAATTCCTTTTATCCATAAAGAAAATAACAATATCATAAAAGATAGATAAAAATGCATAATTATGTATATAATGCTTATGGAGTTAAATTGATGCATCCTTTGGAAAAGCACGGTCTaatctatctcaaattttcaagTGCAATATTGACTGTTGGGCATATTATTCTAAGTATAATGTTGGGGTGCCAATTCAAACACAGAAAAAATTCTTACTACATAGAATAAGAGGACTATGTGACACAAAATAATGCATTTCTTTCtgaaacaaaaataatatttactaATTATCCTTAGcatatatatgtaaaaatttatgAACAAGATCTGCCATATGGATCAATATCACATTGTATCAATGTCAAATTAGTATGAATTCTCATATTATATCGATACTCAATACATCTCACTATCTCGTATCATATCATATATCATTACCAATATGCATAAAGGCACAAGTTTTTTGGAAAATGCTTAATTGACTACGTACGAGGCTTGCATGGCCATCAACGGATATGCTAATATATGAACGCGTAACCTTAAGCATATCTGCTGGCATGTTCTTCCCCCAGTCAGCATAGCATCAATTACTAATCCGTATCTCGCTAAGTTTCTCTCTCCACGAGCATTTATAGACCAGAGCAATATAGAGATTGGCAAATGTCATGCCTGCATCAGGCCATTCATCACGTGCACatgataaaagaaagaaatatggTGATGCTTTATGACATCTTTTCTTCTATAAACAAAAAGAGAGGTGGCTTCTCAGTTTCCTCGCCCTGCTTTAGTAGATTTGAAGGTTCTGATTTTTATTCAGTCTACTCATGTTCCATGGCTTCTCTTTCAAATTTTACTCATGCTGGAAATTAATCTCTTAATGGGCTTCTCTTCACTATGGTCCTTCTATATCTGCTCTGAACTTTATAAGGATCATGTTGGCAAGACTAATAGAAACTGCTTATTTCTTGGGGTTCATTACATGTAGCAGCAGAATGTAATATATCATCTGGAAGCTCAtttttgtttgaataggttctttGTGATTGGCTCTTTGTTGGATCTTCGCTCACTGACCCTGTCTGTTCCTTATCTTGGGCTCATTGATAGATTTTTGCTTGGGCTCTCTTGGTGatgttttggtttgagaaatattTTGTGCATCACGGACGGCATAGAAAATCCAATGTAGAATATACCATTTCATCCGATTGTCCACtaatcatcattttttaatacacatttaatgcctccggatcgatttttttatttgaaaattttgtatgatgaaaaatatccgtcctttgaaaaaattatgacatttatgTTTATATTATAATGTCTTATATCCATAATatgtgtaggatgtcataattttttttaaagaacagaaatattttcgtcattcaaaattttcaaacaaaaaaatcgatctgcagacataaaatgcgtattgaaaaatgattggataaaaatatcctcttatattatgatatccaagATTATATTATACATTTTGAACTATATTATGCACagcatgtcataatttttttcaaaaatagagatatttttatcatataaaatttttaaataaaaattatatattaaaaaataatgatacaTGAATTAATCAAATAAAATGATGCACttcatattaaatttttatacaccatcgtgaataaaaattttctttaGCTTTTTGCGTTCTAGTTATATCTTGCTTACAATTTTTCAGATCGTCTTCTATGTACGTCTGCTGCTTTTTCTAATATGAGCATCAGCTCCTTtacttatcaaattaaaaaaaatagaaaaacaaaaagagaggCTAAATCACTATGACAACAAACACAGGGCCTAATCTTCTTTTTAGAAAACCTTAATCACCCTTGTCATAGGGATATTAGTACTTCGCAGAACAACTGCATGGTTTCACCCCACCTTCCCTTTTTCAGGAAAACCAACTTCATGAATTGAGGGCATAGAATTTGTTTTGGTGAAATGGTTGGGCCCAACGCGGTAGTCTAAATGAAATCCAACCATCTTAAGGGAATCCACGGTTGCCATAATGCCATGTGTTCATCCTTCTAGAAGCATGCGCCGTTGTTTGTGCGAGTCCAATGCAGACAAAAAGTTTGTTACGGAATCCGTTCAGACGTCATCTCAGTGGTTGCCGCTCCTTTAATCATCCCCTATTGCTGTCCGTCTGATCGGTGGACATCATCCTCAATTTAGCCGCGCAAGACGCACTCGCCGCGTGTGCGGGACTCGCAAGCTAAGTCGCGACCACGGTTGACGGCCGTAAACGGCCAGATGGCTTCGGAGAAACGGGCTCCGTTAGGGAAAGGACGGACCTTGACGCTATTTTGCGGTGACGGCACCCACCGGGCTTTGACCGGCTCTTCCCCTGGTCTCATGGAGGTGATACCCATCGGTGGTGATGATGATGCTGATGGCATGTATGCCATATGGGATCATGACATGGTCATCAGGTGGGCCCCGTTTCTCGTGCTCTAGCTGGACGTGGACCTCGTCTCCCTTTTTTTAAACAAAATAAAGCTTTTAGATCATGCTTTCTCGAAATTACCCTTGCCTTTTTGTTTCTACTTTTTATTGTCCTTGGGATGTACGTAATTCCGGTGAGCTTACCTTCCGAGAGTTTGGAGGAATGGGCGGCGCAAAAGCTTCACTAGACTCACGGTGGGTTCGTGGAATGGGTCTACCCGACCCTAGTCACCCTAGGCTTTATGGCCTTTATACACCCTTCATCTAGAACCGTTCGATCTTGAATCCGACGGTCAGTAACAAAGAAGAGTAAGATACCCTATGCTCCCTGGAAAGAGGGTAGTTTCGTCATACTAAAAGTTTGAGGGAGGCTCATGATTGCCATTGTCGGAGGACACGCGTCGAATTGTGAAAGGGTCCTTATTTTTTGGTAGTCAAAAAAGCTGGTTTGGGTTAAGTCATATATAAACGAGCCGGGCTTGAACCGGGCAATGCAAGTATTTGACCAGCTTATTAAAGAAATATATGATCATTAGAACTTGGGTTGGCATGGCTCAAATAAAGCACTTAAAAATAAGGAAAAGTGCTCGCTGGGACAAGCGGAGCTGGTGGGTTTGGTGAATGAATCGGTCAGGTCTGGCTGGTGGCAGCCATGGCACGTCTAGTTTAATGTTTCCAAGGCTATAGTGGACCACTTCTTGTTCCAATTGGTCTAAGCTTGAGACCTAGGATTTTGctatagaataatattttattataaaaaatatttaaaatattatattattatttttttatattttattatttttattttttttcctcctcttcttcgacTTCTTCTCGCTGTTGTCTGCCTCCCCACTGCTGCACACCTCTTCTATTCTCCTTCTCTATCGATCGGACCCATTGCTCGCCGTCCCATCACCGCTCACATTCCCACCACTGCCTCTCGCTTCCCCCCTCCCTTTCCTATTTTGTCATCTTTTTCCTCCTTCGCCTTTGCTACTCACTTTTCCATAGCCACATactacctttttttctttctcctcctccgtcGCTCAACTCTCTGCCGCCATACATTGACCCTAGATGAGAAGGGATGATGATCCATTGGGATGAGAAAGGAGAGGAGCACAATTCCAAAAGATCCCATtagctttttgatttttgattgtatctgaaatttgaattatttaatgcatctatatatgattaattaaaattaattactgATAAATAGATAATTATCATCAATTTTAAAATGATAGATAGGAAAAAAGCCATCGGTAAAATGATTAAAAGAGATTTTGGAGCACCAAAGTAAAATCCCTGAAACCCATTAGGAGAAATTTTTGGGTGTTTTAGTTAACATTGCTTCCCCGGGATTTTTGTTAGTAGCTTTGTATTGCTATATCTGGTTAAATTGCATAGGTCCAACACTAATCGAGACGTGGGGATTGCACCACTTTCTACCGATTTCAAATGACTGATACGGTGCCAAATCGTCACAAGCCTAGGTGAATTTTTGCTTTTCTATCCCATTATTCATTTGGGGCAATAGATTTACATATGATCTTCTTTGATATGTGTTATGCATGTGAGTAGGACTATGCGTAGCTTCAATTTACTATATGATTTAAAATCCTTTCAATGTTCGTGATCAATGTAGCCTTGCATGCTTTTAATAAGAACGTCATTGTTCCTCTCATAAAAGAAAAGACTAGGAAAAAAAAGTCTATCGTAGATATGTTAAaaataactatttaaaaaaaaatatttttaaaaatgacATATATGATTGAATGTTTAGGAAAGATTTTATGAGATTTTTAAATGGGAGGCTAAGATTTTATCATGAAATCTAACATCATTGGTCTCTGGCTGCATCATTCCTGGCCCACTTAACGTATTAATTTTACATGCAACTAAAGAATTGTGCACTCAAGAATTCGTATGATATTAACTATCTTAGGTATAACTTCGCCCAGTGCTTCCAACCTTGTTTATTTTCTATTAGGATCTATTCGTGTACCCAACTCTTGTATTTATACCATATCCAACACTTCTACAGATTGATTTCTTGCTTATGTACTTGATATAATGCTTAATGCAAGCTTAGGCTCCTGAATGTTATTAAAGAAAGAATAAGAAATCGTGCAACATGACATCAAAAAAAGAATTCATGCAATACATAAAGGACACGTTGAGATCATTGGGAGGTCCATGTACCATACAACTAATCACCaacttttatataaaattatccaTTCTCATTTAGTATATCATTAAAATCACTCTAAGGCACCGATCTCGCTCTTTTGAATTCTGACATGTGGATCGTATGAAAAGGTGCCTTCTAGAGTTCTAGTCTCTCATATGGTCGTCTTACGGTGCTTTGCGTATATCACAAGGCATGTGTTGTTTTATCTACttcattattaaattaaaatacttcCTTTCCACCGAAAAGTTTAAGGTGACCGTTGCCACTGACGTGCTTGACCAGTGTTTAATGAAATGATCGAGTGGCGGTGCCGGCGCCACGTAAACGGACCGTCCGGAGGATTTTCGTTGCAACGATGGTACGATATTAAATTTGCagcaatccaattaaaatttaaaaattaataaaataatataaaatattattataaaaatcaatgaaatatatagtaataaataaaatataaatatttttattaaattacgataaatttgatatgatatcaccgttgcaacgatttttttttttttagagaaaaatcgtGAGATACCCTTACATCAATCATTTCATATGACTGATCATGATCTTGAGCTGAAAAGCCAACATGCATCGCCATTCCAATACTTATTATTATCTTAAGTGTGACTTTAGGCCTTAGGTTTTTTGCATTTTGGTGGTGGTCAGATGTGTCTATTAATAATCACTTATTGAAATAGTTTAGATTTGTCGTTCCAAAATTTTTGATTCATTGAACCAAATGAAGAGATGTGTCTGATGAAATCAGTGATCAATCAAATCTTTCAATGATTAGCTAATGGTTGGTCCAACGTGATCTCAATCCATCCAAATAAGCATGTTGTAACCAGCTAGTGGTTAAAATAACTATTCACATTATAATGCAACTCTTCACTATCCTGATCAATAGAAAAGGAAATGATTCAACTGCTTGTCCGATAATCTGGTGATCTCAATTTAATTACGAAGCTTCTCATACCCGCAAGatcgaaaaaaaaataatgtataatatttttctctcatatcttgtgttttcttttaaaattttacctCATTTAAAAATCGAAAGATCTCTGCCCGACACATGTTACGAACCTTTGATTATTTTCTATAGTTACAGTACTAAACCAAGCTTTCCCATCTCTATTGAATAGAGCAATTTGCTCATCCACCTTATCTGATCGGCTCTTGAACAACAATACTTGTAATTTAACAACTTTATCCAATATTTATGCAAAgtctctttatttatttattaaataccaATACCTTATAATTGGCAGGGCTTCAGCACATATCAATTCTTGAGCAACTATAGCATTCAAGATattaacaaaacaaaacaaagttAGGGGATATATTACTAGATTGGCCATCAGCATGCTTTCATTCATCACCTTGCATCTTTAACTGTCATTTAATTCTTCATTTAAGATGGAGCCAAGAGTTTGAGTAACGCATGTCCATagtaaaatttgaattcaaaaaattaaaactagagagagagagagagagttaacaAGGACATAAATTGCCCGAATGTTACTTGAGTTTATAAGTAATTAATAGATCTATGCATATTTTGCATGTCAAGCCATTGATAGACCACCAAAAAAGTTCCTcacgcccaaaaaaaaaaagagagaaatgagaTTATATACATGTTTCAAGTCCAGCAAAAAGTCAATCTTATGAATTGTACCTATCCACTTACAAGAACCTGCCATCCAAACCCTCATATCACAttgtaaaagaagaagaagaaagtgctAACTACTAACTCTAGTTTCAAAACTATACTTGATGCTCGATCAAAGAACTATAAAATCATACTAGCTTGATCATGCAACCTGCATTAGCGAGAATAAAATCCTGATAATCCACCCTATACCACCAAACTTCCATATGAAAACTCCAAGTTAAATAGTTTTAAATGAGTATAGcgtatatttcataaaaaagtgGTAtgcatttatttctctactttttcttcttttattttgctTCAGACTAGAAAATTAATCCaaaacaattttttcttcttgaaaagcCAAATAAGAAAGCTTAGTACCAACAAGCTTATGCATTTGCTCTTTTGAATTTAATATCCACTTCCGAGTGAATTTTTAGCTATGCCATTTTTGATGTGGTATAGATTTCTTTCTTGAGTTTACCTACTAAGTGCAATTGCGCAGACGTATCGATTATATGAGATGGAGCATCAAGGAAGTCAACCTTATTTGATTGATATATTTGCATTTTTAGTTTCTCTTTATCTCCTTAAGAATGGCGATGAACTGATTGTAATATACatgtttgattaaaaaaaatgtaTACATTGCCTTAAAAGGATCTCCTTAACTA from Elaeis guineensis isolate ETL-2024a chromosome 9, EG11, whole genome shotgun sequence includes these protein-coding regions:
- the LOC105051747 gene encoding LOW QUALITY PROTEIN: BTB/POZ domain-containing protein At2g13690 (The sequence of the model RefSeq protein was modified relative to this genomic sequence to represent the inferred CDS: inserted 1 base in 1 codon), whose product is MPSSSPSSTADSGGRSSASRRRNNRRLRQAWCCSFAVGPYSPEILVSSSNQSKLTQKTIDPRRXLSPGRVSPIAPDPPRPKTAAEESELRVRLMGKNGRWLELDLDSEVLCENSSFFARMVAEARWNVSDVSEDSWKIEVKELEDLDAFKETIELMFEKEAMRWLINAGVSRAIDVLEVSSMIMFDRGVVSCVEYLESIPWSESDEEKLKNLFARSSFDVAMSRDVLARLYPLGPSSSEDLVVQLIQSVTRGTNNNARKRLQSLVYGLLSPSSLYHKGSLGIDKDSLYNICHSCLNSLMGLFQEASASIPVDQTATVGGRNSLIEQITKQVENINWLLEILIDKHIAEDFVELWADQKELVMLHEKASPMIRYELSRISASVFIVIGRGKLHCCRDVRFSVLRAWFSPILMDFGWLKRYSKGLDKGILEEGLGQAILTLTLNQQQSLFLEWFRVFGRQGTECPNLSKAFQVWWRRSFVRTTDARSWLQ